In one Dehalogenimonas formicexedens genomic region, the following are encoded:
- the obgE gene encoding GTPase ObgE encodes MIDQAEIEVKSGDGGRGVATFRHEKYVPRGGPDGGDGGRGGDVIIEADKDIGSLMKYRHQRHFKAGDGARGQGQKKYGKSGEDVVINLPVGTVIRDKDTGEVLADLSHNGERVVVAKGGKGGLGNPHFAGSTNQAPRLAQVGVPGETKTLSLELKLIADAGIIGLPNAGKSSLLSAISAARPKVADYPFTTLEPALGVVAAGGHSWVVADVPGLIEGAHLGKGLGLQFLRHVARTRVLVHLLDGSSAEPVNDMVKINTELLLYDPLLARKEQIIAVNKIDLPVVKSRIPVLKEMFKAAGHKAVFISAATGEGVETLLAELDRVLSEPEKSPETDNEEPIKVFRPAPQREKVEVTRDADGYHVHSDEYERLVAGSDLNDPEVRRQILGELWRWGVLRAIKAARIQPGEKLFIGKGEFYW; translated from the coding sequence TTGATAGATCAGGCAGAAATCGAAGTTAAAAGCGGCGACGGCGGGCGAGGAGTGGCTACCTTCCGGCATGAGAAATATGTCCCCCGCGGCGGGCCGGACGGCGGCGACGGCGGCCGAGGCGGCGATGTCATCATCGAAGCCGATAAAGATATCGGCAGCCTGATGAAATACCGCCACCAGCGCCATTTCAAGGCCGGTGACGGCGCCCGCGGCCAGGGGCAGAAGAAGTACGGCAAAAGCGGCGAGGATGTGGTCATCAACCTGCCGGTCGGCACCGTAATCCGCGACAAAGACACCGGCGAGGTGCTGGCCGACCTGTCCCATAACGGGGAACGCGTCGTTGTCGCCAAGGGCGGTAAAGGCGGCCTGGGCAACCCCCATTTTGCCGGTTCCACCAACCAGGCGCCGCGGCTGGCGCAGGTGGGCGTGCCCGGTGAGACCAAAACCCTGTCTTTGGAGCTGAAACTTATCGCCGACGCCGGCATCATCGGATTACCCAATGCCGGCAAATCGTCGTTGCTTTCGGCCATTTCGGCGGCCAGACCAAAGGTCGCCGATTATCCTTTCACCACCCTGGAACCGGCCCTTGGCGTCGTCGCCGCGGGCGGGCACAGCTGGGTGGTGGCCGATGTTCCCGGCCTGATCGAAGGCGCCCACCTGGGTAAGGGCCTGGGGCTGCAGTTTTTGCGCCATGTCGCCCGGACCCGGGTGCTGGTGCATCTCCTCGACGGGTCCTCCGCCGAACCGGTGAACGACATGGTCAAGATCAATACCGAACTGCTGTTGTACGACCCGCTCCTGGCCCGGAAAGAGCAGATAATCGCGGTCAACAAGATCGACCTGCCGGTGGTTAAAAGCCGCATACCGGTCCTTAAGGAAATGTTCAAGGCGGCAGGGCATAAAGCCGTCTTTATCTCCGCGGCTACCGGCGAGGGTGTCGAAACACTGCTGGCCGAACTGGACCGGGTCCTTTCCGAACCTGAAAAATCTCCGGAAACGGACAATGAAGAACCGATCAAGGTGTTCCGGCCGGCGCCCCAGCGGGAGAAAGTGGAAGTCACCCGGGACGCCGACGGTTACCACGTTCATTCTGACGAATACGAGCGCCTGGTGGCCGGTTCCGACCTCAACGACCCCGAGGTCCGGCGCCAGATCCTGGGGGAGTTGTGGCGCTGGGGCGTGTTGAGGGCCATCAAAGCCGCCAGGATCCAGCCCGGCGAGAAACTCTTTATCGGCAAAGGGGAGTTTTACTGGTGA